Genomic DNA from Oncorhynchus tshawytscha isolate Ot180627B linkage group LG04, Otsh_v2.0, whole genome shotgun sequence:
GGACATCTGTTGACATGTGATATCTAGATCCTATGGGATTATTGTTAGTCTGGACTACTGTTTTAAGTGTGATATGAGATATCGACATCCTATAGGGGGAATGGTAGTTTCACAACCCACTAAGCTGGTGTCAACTTGTTCCTCGAGGTGCCACTCATTTTGGATTTTAGTAGCTACTGACAGCTAGGCTCATCTAGAATGATTTACTGTCAATTTAGCAGATCTGAACCCCTGGTTTCCTGCAGGGCAGTAGTATTGCAATCCAAGCCAGGACTGGAAGAGAAGACATGTTTAAACTCATATTGAATAGGCGTTAATATACCGTGGTAGACTTTACCATTAGGCAGAAGAGGCAATTGTCTCAGGCCTCACATCCTCAAGGGATCTTGTGTGCTGGACACAAGAAAACCTTTTTAGTTTCTTTATCATTTCTCAGTTTAAGGTCCGTCCATGCTCTGCAAGCTGCAGCAATGGGGCACTATCAGAGCGTGGCAGATAAAATATAAAGTAAGAAAGACGATTTAATTTTAACAGAGTAATTACTTAAATTAAGGAATTTCTTTAGTAAAAAGACAGGTACTGCTGATTATACTGCCATCATTGTCGAGGCAGGTGACAtgaacagtgcattcggaaagtattcagaccccttgactttttccacattttgttatgctacAGCCTTAGGATgtaatggattaaattgtttttcccccttatcaatctacacacaataccccattatgacaaagcaaaaacgggtttagagttttttgctaatttatatatatatgttaaactgaaatatcacattcagaccatttactcagtactttgttgaataacctttggcagcgattacagcctcgagtcttcttgggtatgaaactACAAGCTTGGTaaacctgtatttgaggagtttctcccattcttccctgcagatcctctcaagctctgtcaggttggatggggagcgttgctgcacagctatttttaggtctctccagagatgttcgatagggttcaagtacaggctctggctgggccacttatgaacgttctaggaagagtcttggtggttccaaacttattccatttaagaaatggaggccactgtgttcttggggaccttcaatgctgcagaaatgtttttggtacccttccccagatttgtgcctcgatgcaatcctgtctcggagctctacggacaattccttcgacctcatggcttgtgtTTTTAGCTcggacatgcactttcaactgtgggaccttatatagaaaggtgtgtgcctttccaaatcatgtccaatcaattgaatttaccacaggtggactccaatcaagttgtagaagcatctcaaggatgatcaatgggaacaggatgcacctgagctcaatttcgagtctcatagcaaagggtctgaatacttaagtaaataaggtatctgttttttattgtaaatgtgcaaacatttctaaaaacctgttttcgctttgtcattatgggcaattgtgtgtagattaatgagtgaaaatattttattaaatcaaCTTGagaataagactaacgtaacaaaatactttccgaatgcactgtatgtgtagcccatgtagagtaccagtcaaatgtttggacacctactcattcaattcttttgctttatttgtactattttcaaaattgtagaataatagtaaagacatcaaaactatgaaataacacatatggaatcatgtagtaaatatATTTTCGATttcatattcttcaaagtagccaccctttgccttcttcccagctttgcacactcttcaaatcaattcaaagtttatttgtctcGTGTGCCGAATAtaacagtagaccttacagtgaaatgcttacttacaggctctaaccaacagtgcaaaaaaggtatttggTAAACAAtaagtaagtaaagaaataaaaacaacagtaatgagacagtctatatacagtagcgaggctataaaaagtagcgagactacatacagacaccggttagtcaggctcaTTGAgctagtatgtacatgtagatatggttaaagtgactatgcatatgatgaacagagagtagcagtagcgtaaaagaggggttggcgggtggcgggacacaatgcagatagcccggtttgccaatgtgcgggagcactggttggtcgggccagttgaggtagtatgtgcatgaatgtatagttaaagtgactatgcatatgataaacagagagtagtagcagcagcgtaaaaagaggggttggggaggtACACAATGTACCGGGTAACCGCTAATCGGGTAGccgattacctgttcaggagtcttatggcttgggggtagaagctgttcaggagccttttgaggattcaggacccatgccaaatctttttagtttcctgagggggaataggctttgtcgtgccctcttcatgaccgTCTTGGTGTGTCTCATCTgtcttggcattgtctcaaccagcttcacctggaatgattttccaacagtcttgaaggagtgcccacatacgctgagcacttgttcgctgcttttccttcactctgcggttcagcccttacacagcctggaggtgtgttgagtcattgtcctgttgaaaaacaaatgattgtcccactaagcgcaaaccagatgggatggagtatcgctgcagaatgcaccgtgaagcatggaggagtgtgTGTTGAATCCTAAcgtcactgacagtgtcaccagcaaagcacccccacaatatcataccttctcctccatgcttcaccacacatgcagagatcatctgttcacctactctgcatctcacaaagacatggcggttggaaccaaaaatctcaaatttggactcatcagaccaaagaacagatttccactggtctaatattcattgcttgtgtttcttggcccaagcaagtctcttcttcttaatggtgtcctttagtcgtgatttctttgcagcaatttgaccatgaaggcctgattcacacagtctcctttgaacagtgtCTGGTACTTGTaacttctgaggctggtaactctaacaaacttatcctctgcagcagaggtaactctgggtcttcctttcccgtggcggtactcatgagagccagtttcatcatagtgcttgatggtttttgagactgcacttgaagaaacattcttAAAATGTTAagaacttggtattttaccaaatagggctatcttctgtgacaccccaaccttgtcacaacacaactgattagctcaaacgcattaaggaaagcaattccacaaattaacttgtGACAAGTCCACCCCCGCTAATATAAAACTTAGTACGAGGCTCACACTGAAACTCAGCAATGCATTCTTACTAAGCAACTACATTTTAAACAGCTGAATTAAAATGTTAAAAACAACTGTGGCCACAACAATAGGACTGTCCTCAGATACCTGTAATGACTGGCCAGGAGTTGTAATAAAAGAAAACAGAAAATGACAGTCTCCATAAAACAATCTTCTCTTGTAAGATGATCTgtcactattattttacacattttgtttgaATGTTATTGCCTTCAGTTTAAAAACAATAATTCTCCTTCATCCTATTGTTTTACTGTAAAATGTCACAATTTAAAATTTGCTTTCAATAAAGTTTTATTTGATTGATTTGTACACAATTAGTGGCTTTGTGTGGTTCAGTCAAGTTTTGGCAAGAGGGGACCATATCAATCCATAACTTTCAGAGTGATCAGTGTAGTTTCTCAGTTGACCAGAGGAGGGTAGtatgactcttcacatgggaggACTGCTCTATAAAGATGGGGAGAAGTGACTAAATCAAGCATTTAGATGTTTCACAGAAGTTAGTACTTATTTTGAAAGCAGAAAACAATATTGGATTGCTAAAGCACAAGAGGACTTCGGAGTTTACTTTTATTGTAAAACCATTTGACATTACAAAAAAGATTGAGATTTTAAATAGTTGTCATGATGCACCCTTTGCTAAGTGCTCCTCCCATCGGTTGCTCAGgtaacatcccaaatggcaccctattccccatatagtgcactacttttgaccagggtgcatataggaaatagggtgccatttgggacagaactTCTGGCCTCTAGAGGACCTGTGAGCAGAGGTTGGGTTCACATTGAAACCTGCCAAATAGATGATATATTGTACCCCCTGAGAAAACCCAGTCTTTCCCCAAACCACCagaaaaaataaatacacaaatatTGTAGACAGCATGTCAGTGTTTCCATTACTGTGTATATTGTTTCCTTGACGTTTGCGGTAGAATCTGCTTGGGTTTAAAACCCCAGTCACACATACCCTAGaggagctgtctgtctgacactggGCCTCGGCCTTGACTGGTTAGAGTTAAGTGcagggcccgtattcataaaATGTCTCAGTGTATgagggctgatctaggatcagttgccTTTTAGATCCTAATGAATACAAATATAAATTGACAGTGGGTACCCGTTCCAAGATCAGCACTGCTCTGTTCACAGCTTGAATCCAGAGTGTAGGGCCACCACTCCTCCTGTCAGGTTGTGGTAGCGAACAGAAAATAACCCTGCATCCTCAATCATTTGTTTGAATGTCTcctgtagagggagagaagaggagagagaaacagttaggtaAAAACATACAGCAAAACTTAAGTTAACAAACATACACAATATTCAATGTAATTTAGTCAGGCAGTATTTGAAGATAGTTTGAGAAATCCATTCAGCATAATTCTGGCCACCAAAGGGCCAGACGGAATAGGTACAGAAGGATGATTGAATCATTCATTCTTACCTGGTCTGGGAACTTCCTGATGCTCTCCACCAGGTACTGATAGGACTTCCAGTCACCAGCGATCACCTCCCCCAGCACTGGGATCATCTGGAAACTGTAGGCATCATAGAGCCTGGCCAGCAGGGGATTGGTGACTTTACTGAACTCCAGACACATGAACCTTCCCCCTGGCTTCAGCACCCGTACAGCCTCCTGTAGAGCCTGGAAATAAGATGGAGGAAAAACATTTCATTTGACCATTTTAGATAAGTATTGGCCCGTAGAAGAGTATTCTATTTGGCTACATTATCAAGTTTGATTTCTGGTGTACAATGAATGCAAGATTAATTACAAATGTTTATTTCCTTGCCTGTCAGGAGTACACTGAAATTAAGTGGATTGAGAAGGATTACCAGGTCTATGTGGGTGACATTACGGATGCCAAAAGCAATGGTGTACACGTCAAACTGGTCATCATCGAAAGGCAGTTCCTCTGCATCTCCTACCACCCAGGACAGACCTGTGATACACAGGTGAGGGAAAACAGGGTTATGTCACATCATATACCCGTCAAGCCaaaataaatcatgaacacttattGAGAGCACAGTCCACAGACATGTCTAATGAGGGTAATATGGTGTACTAAAGAAAGGTAGTAAATGGAGGGTAATATGGTGAACTAAAGAAAGGTAGTAAATGGAGGGTAATATGGTGTACTAAAGAAAGGTAGTAAATGGAGGGTAATACTGTGTGCATATAAATAATATAGATAGTAGCCTGACTAATCAGTGGGTGAGGTGATACACCAGATTATGTACAATTCAATAAAAATGTTCCAATTAAATCTCCCTACCACTACTGACGCCCATGCTCTCCGCTTTCTGTTTGCCCACTTTTAGCATCTCCTTGTTGATGTCACAGACTACAGCCCTGGACTCTCTGGCCTCCGTCTCCATCTCTATTTCCTCTGTGGGGgtcatgtagctggttgagatCTCCTGCCAGGAGGGGGTCTGGTTGGCCCGGGCAGTCCGCCGTGCAACACGCTCCTGCTGAGACCTCACATAGTTCAGGAATCTGAAGGAGATGTCACCTGGAGGTGCACAGTTGAAGTGATTTATTTGAATTGGCAGAGAAAAATTTAGTTACAAGTGTGTAACCAGTGGGATGTGAACAAAACATGCGCTTACAAGTCTAAGGCAGGGCTAGCTCACCACGAGAGTCGAATTCAAAAATCACCTGTGCTACATAAGGACTACTGTTATGAACACTGAATAAGAAGCCTACCTGTTCCTCCAGCTACGTCCAGTAGGCGTATGCCTGGCTGGGGGTTCATAACGTGGAGTAGCATGTCCTTCCAGAGCCGGTGGACCCCCAGACTCATAGCATCATTCATCACATCGTACTTCTGGGCCACGCTCTCAAACACCTTGTAAACTGGAGATACAGGTGAAGGTTTGAACACAGATGAATAGGGGAAACCTACTCTATAACTATACAAATCTCTGGGTTAACATTTTGAAGGAAGAGTCGATATGGGCTTTAATTCCCAGTCCCTGATATTACGCCAGCATTGGGGCATGCACGGCTAACCGTGGCAAAAGAGTTAGGGGGGCATGTAAAAGAGTGTGGGGAGGGGGCATGTAAGAGTTGGGGGGGGCATGTAGACTAACTTGCCCACGCGGATCGTTGTAGGGCAAGGTTAACAATCGATTTTCAAACGAGATATCATTAACTAAATTAGAGGTAAAATGGTTTGCCTCTACAGACTTTGAGATACATTTGCAATGAACATACAATCCAAAATCGGGCATTAATGGCCAACTGAACCAACAAGCTAGGCGTATCAATTAATAAATATCTGAGCAGCCTTAACGTAGCTACCTAACGTTAACGTTAACGttacctctctctgccttctctccttCGGACACAGTCTCGAAGCCGAAATGTGTACTTTTGTCCGCGGCACCATCGCTGAAACATCGACAAGCTGAAAGATTTGAAGGGCAACTTGAACTGACTATTCGAACAGACACACTGCTATTGATAGTTCGAAAAGCATCACGAACTATTCTCCGAGCGAGCAACCTAATGGAAGCCGCCATGGTAGTTTTCTTCTTCTGTGGGCTTTATGGCGGACTACAACTCAACAAGGTCTATTGCCGCCACCAACTGGACGGGTTGAAAAAACAAGGTAAAAGAAAACCCATACGACCATAACTCAACCCAAATAAAAAATCAGTGGTTGAACAAgtgcccaattgtcatacttgagtaaaagtaaagattcctTAATAGAACATGACTAAaggaaaagtgaaagtcacccagtaaaatacttatTGAGTAAAAGTcgaagtatttggttttaaatatacttaagtatcgaaggtaaaagtataaatcgtttcaaattgcttatattaagcaaaccagacggcacaattgtattttcttttttaaatttacggatagccagggacacattccaacacagacataatttacaaacgaagcattcgTGTTTCgttagtccgccagatcagaggcagtagagtagaccagggatggtctcttgataagtgcgtgaattggaccatattcCTGTCCAggtaagcattcaaaatgtaacaagtacttttgggtgacaGGGAAAATGTAGGAGTAAAAATTACATAATTTTTttgtcaaaatataaatagtaaagtaaagtacagacaccctAAAAAACAACTTCagtgtactttaaagtatttttacttaagtactttacaccactgataaaAATAGTACGTTGACGAAACCAAACCAAAACTCCACTTCCTTCCTTCAAATCCCCATTTTTCGCTTCTCGGGCTCTAGGTCCTGAAAGAGTGGTATGGCTTGTGACAATACTCCATGCAACTCCTCCGCCGAGAAATCTTTCCTTTCAGTCCCAGGAACCGCTCCGCC
This window encodes:
- the coq5 gene encoding 2-methoxy-6-polyprenyl-1,4-benzoquinol methylase, mitochondrial codes for the protein MAASIRLLARRIVRDAFRTINSSVSVRIVSSSCPSNLSACRCFSDGAADKSTHFGFETVSEGEKAERVYKVFESVAQKYDVMNDAMSLGVHRLWKDMLLHVMNPQPGIRLLDVAGGTGDISFRFLNYVRSQQERVARRTARANQTPSWQEISTSYMTPTEEIEMETEARESRAVVCDINKEMLKVGKQKAESMGVSSGLSWVVGDAEELPFDDDQFDVYTIAFGIRNVTHIDLALQEAVRVLKPGGRFMCLEFSKVTNPLLARLYDAYSFQMIPVLGEVIAGDWKSYQYLVESIRKFPDQETFKQMIEDAGLFSVRYHNLTGGVVALHSGFKL